A single region of the Anomaloglossus baeobatrachus isolate aAnoBae1 chromosome 2, aAnoBae1.hap1, whole genome shotgun sequence genome encodes:
- the LOC142289710 gene encoding transmembrane protein 151B-like has translation MEVYSAWERKWKIKLFDHRTSLQRPEKQSLSASMCRDSHWKCLLLSVLMIVCLCAVTWCQVTSVTKLSFDSSLKERSMIYHGSPCSDGYVYIPLAFLAMLYVVYLVECWHCHARRELQHKADISSVHDQIQRMRQATPCIWWKAISYHFVRRTRQVTRYRHGEAYTTTQVYHERVNTHVAEAEFEYTHCGLKDISKDLLDLDRHPATKLKFTKCFSFANLESENSYLTQRARFFTEIEGLDDYMEAREGMQLKNVDFKELVIAYVNLERLPWYVSHYAFWAAALLMLSWPLRVFIEYRTAHVHYHIEKLLGMKYTPHAVPEELIYRFRMPQVSILDSTELEWHICTNRQLIPSYSEAVLMDHTDSSLDEYV, from the coding sequence ATGGAGGTCTATTCCGCATGGGAAAGAAAATGGAAAATCAAGCTCTTTGATCATCGAACGTCACTGCAACGTCCAGAGAAGCAATCACTGAGTGCCTCTATGTGTCGGGACTCCCACTGGAAATGTCTTCTCCTCTCCGTCCTTATGATTGTTTGCCTTTGTGCCGTCACCTGGTGCCAGGTCACAAGTGTTACTAAACTCAGTTTCGACAGCTCACTAAAGGAAAGGTCCATGATCTATCATGGTAGCCCTTGCTCAGATGGCTACGTCTATATTCCCTTGGCCTTCCTAGCAATGCTCTATGTAGTCTACTTGGTGGAATGCTGGCACTGTCATGCCAGAAGAGAACTTCAACATAAAGCTGATATtagcagtgtgcatgatcagatacAGCGCATGCGCCAAGCTACCCCTTGCATCTGGTGGAAGGCCATTAGTTACCATTTTGTTAGACGCACTAGACAAGTCACTCGCTACCGCCATGGTGAAGCTTATACAACTACTCAGGTCTACCATGAGAGAGTCAACACTCATGTAGCCGAAGCGGAGTTTGAATACACACACTGTGGATTAAAAGACATTTCCAAAGACTTGTTAGATCTAGATCGCCATCCGGCCACCAAATTAAAGTTCACCAAGTGCTTCAGCTTTGCCAACCTGGAGTCCGAAAACTCATATCTCACGCAACGTGCCAGGTTCTTCACGGAGATTGAAGGCCTAGATGACTATATGGAAGCAAGGGAAGGAATGCAACTAAAAAATGTTGATTTCAAAGAGTTGGTAATTGCCTATGTCAACCTCGAACGACTACCGTGGTACGTTTCACACTATGCGTTTTGGGCCGCTGCCTTGCTCATGTTGTCGTGGCCATTAAGGGTTTTTATAGAATATAGGACTGCTCATGTTCATTACCATATTGAGAAACTCTTAGGGATGAAGTACACACCACACGCTGTGCCAGAGGAGCTCATATACCGATTCAGAATGCCTCAAGTCAGCATCCTGGACAGTACAGAACTGGAATGGCATATCTGTACCAACCGTCAACTGATTCCAAGCTACTCCGAGGCGGTGCTGATGGACCACACAGATTCGTCTctagacgaatatgtttag